The Desmonostoc muscorum LEGE 12446 genome includes a region encoding these proteins:
- a CDS encoding ABC transporter ATP-binding protein codes for MQQLILHLNNVTKQFAENTFPAVDNISLTLQQGDILGLLGPSGCGKTTLLRLIAGFERLQTGEIKIGEQIVCNTSICIPAEQRDIGVVFQDYALFPHLNVTENVGFGLKHFPKQQIQKRVAEVLALVRLQGLEKRYPYELSGGQQQRVALARALAPQPQLMLLDEPLSNLDIQVRLRLREEVRDILKAAGTSAIFVTHDQEEALAISDIVGVMRQGHLEQLGTPEEIYTHPASRFVAEFVTQANFLPAHRQGNLWETEIGSFELTANHTEDAGEIMIRQEDFILKPANEAPVVVRTRRFLGREYQYCLQTLSGKELHARTLANVVLPVGTRVELSIASESVKVFPQ; via the coding sequence ATGCAACAATTAATTCTCCACTTAAATAATGTCACCAAGCAGTTTGCAGAAAACACTTTTCCCGCTGTAGACAACATATCTTTGACATTGCAACAAGGAGATATATTAGGATTGCTCGGTCCCTCTGGTTGTGGTAAAACAACATTGTTGCGATTAATTGCCGGTTTTGAGCGCCTGCAAACAGGAGAAATTAAAATTGGAGAACAAATAGTTTGTAATACTTCTATTTGCATCCCAGCCGAACAGCGCGACATTGGCGTTGTTTTTCAAGATTATGCACTGTTTCCCCATCTCAATGTGACAGAAAATGTGGGCTTTGGGTTGAAACATTTCCCTAAACAACAAATACAAAAACGTGTAGCCGAAGTTCTAGCCCTAGTGAGACTCCAAGGTTTAGAAAAGCGTTACCCTTACGAACTCTCAGGTGGACAACAGCAAAGAGTTGCCCTCGCCCGCGCTTTGGCACCCCAACCCCAACTCATGCTTTTAGATGAACCCTTAAGCAATCTTGATATTCAAGTTAGATTACGCTTGCGAGAAGAAGTGCGAGATATTCTCAAAGCCGCAGGTACTTCAGCAATTTTTGTTACCCATGACCAAGAAGAAGCATTAGCTATTTCAGATATAGTAGGTGTAATGCGCCAAGGACACTTAGAACAACTAGGCACACCAGAAGAAATTTATACTCATCCAGCATCAAGATTTGTCGCTGAATTTGTGACTCAAGCTAATTTCCTTCCCGCCCATCGTCAAGGCAATTTATGGGAAACAGAAATCGGTAGTTTTGAGTTAACAGCAAATCACACCGAAGACGCGGGCGAAATCATGATTCGCCAAGAAGATTTTATTTTAAAGCCAGCCAATGAGGCGCCTGTAGTCGTTCGCACCCGGCGGTTTTTAGGGCGTGAGTACCAATATTGTTTGCAAACTCTCTCTGGGAAAGAACTCCATGCACGGACGCTGGCTAATGTAGTTTTACCTGTGGGTACAAGGGTGGAGTTATCTATTGCCAGCGAGAGTGTAAAGGTTTTTCCCCAATAG
- a CDS encoding type II toxin-antitoxin system RelE/ParE family toxin — translation MEITFADSKLQNLCEQEKLAQKKLGANCAKKLRTQLTILGAASCVAELVIGHPHPLKGDRAGEFAVNLEGGKRLVFKPDNDPIPLTEDGSIDWLKVTAVCIEFNWRLP, via the coding sequence ATGGAAATCACTTTCGCTGACAGCAAACTGCAAAACCTATGCGAGCAAGAAAAACTAGCGCAAAAAAAATTGGGTGCAAACTGTGCCAAGAAATTAAGAACCCAGTTAACTATTCTTGGTGCTGCTAGTTGTGTCGCAGAATTAGTTATAGGTCATCCCCATCCCTTGAAAGGAGATAGGGCAGGTGAATTTGCAGTAAACCTAGAAGGTGGTAAACGACTTGTATTTAAGCCTGATAACGACCCCATTCCTCTTACCGAGGATGGAAGCATTGATTGGTTAAAAGTTACTGCTGTTTGTATTGAATTCAATTGGAGATTACCATGA
- a CDS encoding HigA family addiction module antitoxin, protein MNKTTRPFTPDWVSPPGDAIAEFLQERDWTQAQLAERLGYTTKHVSLLINGKAPVNEETALKLERVLGSTAAFWLRYEAQYRAALASKEEENRLKEWTSWLDQLPVKELMNQGVIPKCNLIAKNKPSLVKKLLHFFGVASPDEWRSYYAGMEISFRRTREKQSDVGAISAWLRLGEIEAEKLDCPKYSKPKFEKAVREIRTLTVLQPEEFQPQMQHLCREAGVVLVLVPSIKGAHVSGVARWLNPHKALIQLSLYGKTNDRFWFNFFHEAAHILLHDKENIFLDEWDSGESLASEPEREADQWAREFLIPSKYERELAQLKSKNDVVDFAESIGIHPAIVVGRLQHDCIIPVSWMNGFKESFCF, encoded by the coding sequence ATGAATAAGACAACCCGACCCTTTACTCCAGATTGGGTTTCTCCCCCTGGTGATGCGATCGCTGAATTCTTACAAGAGCGTGATTGGACACAAGCACAATTAGCAGAACGTCTAGGCTACACCACAAAACACGTCAGTTTGCTAATTAACGGCAAAGCACCTGTAAATGAAGAAACAGCACTGAAGCTAGAACGAGTTTTGGGGAGTACAGCAGCATTTTGGCTGAGATATGAAGCCCAATATCGGGCGGCTTTAGCAAGTAAAGAAGAAGAAAACCGTTTAAAGGAGTGGACATCTTGGTTAGATCAGTTACCAGTCAAAGAATTGATGAACCAAGGTGTAATTCCTAAGTGCAATTTAATTGCCAAAAATAAACCTAGCTTGGTAAAAAAGTTATTACATTTTTTCGGTGTGGCTTCGCCGGACGAGTGGCGAAGTTACTATGCAGGTATGGAAATTTCTTTTCGCCGCACCCGCGAAAAACAAAGTGATGTTGGTGCTATTTCCGCTTGGTTGCGTTTGGGTGAAATAGAAGCAGAAAAACTGGACTGTCCCAAATACAGTAAACCAAAGTTTGAAAAAGCAGTGCGGGAAATTCGTACTTTGACAGTGTTACAACCAGAGGAATTTCAACCACAGATGCAGCATTTGTGCCGGGAAGCGGGTGTTGTGCTGGTTTTAGTACCATCAATTAAGGGAGCGCACGTCAGTGGTGTAGCACGGTGGTTAAATCCCCACAAGGCTTTGATTCAACTTTCGCTTTACGGTAAAACCAATGACCGCTTCTGGTTTAATTTCTTCCATGAAGCAGCACATATCCTACTTCATGATAAAGAAAATATTTTTCTGGATGAATGGGATAGTGGGGAAAGTTTAGCATCTGAACCAGAACGCGAAGCCGATCAATGGGCGCGGGAATTTTTGATACCATCCAAATACGAAAGAGAATTAGCGCAACTTAAATCTAAAAATGATGTTGTTGATTTTGCAGAGAGTATCGGCATCCATCCCGCTATTGTTGTAGGTCGGCTGCAACATGATTGTATAATTCCTGTCTCTTGGATGAATGGGTTCAAGGAGAGTTTTTGTTTTTAA
- the purH gene encoding bifunctional phosphoribosylaminoimidazolecarboxamide formyltransferase/IMP cyclohydrolase: MARLALLSVSNKTGLIDLARSLVEEFDFDLISSGGTAQALKDAGLPVTKVADYTGSPEILGGRVKTLHPRIHGGILARRDVPQDITDLENNQIRPIDLVVVNLYPFEETIAKSGVTLAEAVEQIDIGGPAMLRASSKNFAHLAVLCDPAQYDEYLQELRQNNGVASLEFRQNAALKGFLHTASYDQAIASYLAGTQNYNLSGTQLQSLRYGENPHQPAAWYQTGTTPTGWAAATKLQGKELSYNNLVDLEAARRIIAEFTDSPAATIIKHTNPCGTALGSTISEAYEKAFNADSTSAFGGIVALNRPIDAATASELTKTFLECVVAPGCEADAQEILAKKSNVRVLILPDLSSGAKETVKAIAGGFLVQTSDDIIADTSQWQVVTERQPTADELAELLFAWKVCKHVKSNAIVVTSDRTTLGVGAGQMNRVGSVKIALEQAGEKAKGATLASDGFFPFDDSVKTAAAAGITAIVQPGGSVRDKDSIKAANDLGLVMVLTGVRHFLH; the protein is encoded by the coding sequence ATGGCGCGTCTAGCACTGCTGAGTGTATCTAATAAAACTGGTTTAATTGACCTCGCCCGTAGCTTGGTTGAAGAATTCGACTTTGATTTAATCAGCAGTGGGGGAACAGCCCAAGCACTCAAAGATGCTGGACTCCCAGTTACCAAGGTTGCTGATTATACAGGTTCTCCAGAAATTTTAGGTGGTCGAGTTAAAACGCTGCATCCCCGAATTCACGGCGGAATTTTGGCACGGCGGGATGTTCCCCAAGATATTACAGATTTAGAAAATAACCAAATTCGCCCGATTGATTTAGTAGTAGTGAATTTATATCCTTTTGAGGAAACGATCGCTAAATCAGGGGTAACATTAGCTGAAGCTGTTGAACAAATTGATATTGGTGGCCCGGCGATGTTGAGGGCATCATCGAAAAACTTCGCCCATCTCGCTGTATTATGCGATCCAGCACAATATGACGAGTATTTGCAGGAATTACGCCAAAATAACGGCGTAGCATCTCTAGAATTTCGCCAAAACGCAGCTTTAAAAGGATTTTTGCATACTGCGAGTTATGATCAGGCGATCGCATCTTACCTCGCAGGCACACAAAACTACAACCTCAGCGGCACACAATTACAATCTCTGCGTTACGGCGAAAACCCCCACCAACCCGCCGCTTGGTATCAAACTGGTACTACCCCTACAGGATGGGCAGCCGCTACGAAACTCCAAGGCAAGGAACTGAGTTACAATAACTTGGTTGATTTGGAAGCTGCACGCCGAATTATTGCCGAATTCACTGATTCCCCAGCAGCAACGATTATTAAACATACAAATCCCTGTGGTACGGCGCTGGGAAGCACTATTTCAGAAGCGTATGAAAAAGCTTTCAATGCTGATTCTACCTCTGCGTTTGGTGGAATTGTGGCACTCAACCGTCCCATCGATGCGGCTACAGCCAGCGAGTTAACTAAGACATTTTTAGAATGTGTGGTTGCGCCAGGTTGTGAAGCGGACGCCCAAGAAATTTTAGCCAAGAAATCTAACGTGCGAGTTTTGATTTTACCAGATTTGAGCAGTGGAGCCAAAGAAACTGTAAAAGCGATCGCAGGTGGTTTCCTCGTCCAAACTAGTGATGACATCATTGCTGATACCAGTCAATGGCAAGTCGTCACCGAACGTCAACCCACCGCCGATGAGTTGGCAGAATTGCTGTTTGCTTGGAAGGTTTGCAAACATGTGAAATCTAATGCCATTGTTGTGACAAGCGATCGCACTACACTAGGAGTAGGTGCTGGTCAAATGAACCGCGTCGGCTCAGTGAAAATTGCCCTAGAACAAGCCGGGGAAAAAGCCAAAGGCGCAACTCTCGCCAGCGATGGATTCTTCCCCTTCGATGATTCAGTTAAAACAGCCGCAGCAGCAGGAATTACAGCCATTGTTCAACCAGGAGGAAGTGTGCGCGATAAAGATTCCATCAAAGCTGCTAATGACCTGGGTTTAGTAATGGTGTTGACTGGTGTACGTCACTTTTTACACTAA
- a CDS encoding papain fold toxin domain-containing protein: MKSWSDANGIEGKIIKLRTKKRNDFFIISDRYSNSESIINNGIHYGVEVLGLVFDNLSRQGLPRDDWINDFSCRSGEFSLEELDNF, from the coding sequence ATGAAGTCATGGAGCGATGCTAATGGAATTGAGGGAAAAATTATCAAGCTTAGAACTAAAAAGCGAAATGATTTTTTTATAATTAGCGATCGTTACAGTAATAGTGAGTCAATTATTAATAATGGCATTCATTACGGTGTAGAAGTTTTAGGACTAGTTTTTGATAATCTTTCACGTCAAGGATTACCCCGTGATGACTGGATAAATGATTTTTCCTGTCGAAGTGGTGAATTTTCTTTAGAAGAGTTAGATAATTTCTAA
- a CDS encoding HepT-like ribonuclease domain-containing protein: MKDSRVYLIHIRDCITRIKQYTVEGKEVFFQDIKTQDAVLRNLQVMCESVQKLPNDWKNSYPEIEWSNIAGFRNRLTHEYLNVDIDIVWIVIERYLPDLEIRIDAIAQEYWDM, translated from the coding sequence ATGAAAGATAGTCGAGTTTATTTGATTCACATTCGAGATTGTATCACGAGAATTAAGCAATATACAGTTGAAGGGAAAGAAGTCTTTTTTCAAGATATAAAAACCCAAGATGCAGTATTAAGAAATCTTCAGGTAATGTGTGAATCTGTGCAGAAGTTACCAAATGATTGGAAAAATTCATATCCAGAAATAGAATGGAGTAATATAGCTGGTTTTCGGAATAGATTAACTCATGAATATCTCAATGTAGATATTGATATTGTTTGGATCGTGATTGAAAGGTATTTGCCAGATTTAGAAATAAGAATTGACGCAATAGCACAAGAGTATTGGGATATGTAA
- a CDS encoding nucleotidyltransferase family protein → MKTGLKQLLQEKRAEILNIAAKHGASNLRVFGSVARGEETETSDIDFLVDYDLEKVSPWFPGGLILDLENLLDRKVDVVTSKSLHYLIRDKVFHEAISL, encoded by the coding sequence ATGAAAACAGGATTAAAACAATTACTACAGGAAAAACGAGCAGAAATCCTCAACATTGCTGCTAAACATGGAGCTTCTAACCTCCGCGTTTTTGGTAGTGTAGCTAGAGGAGAAGAAACAGAAACCAGCGATATTGATTTTTTAGTTGATTATGATTTAGAGAAAGTTTCTCCTTGGTTTCCTGGTGGGTTGATTTTAGATTTAGAGAATCTATTAGATCGTAAAGTCGATGTTGTTACAAGTAAATCATTACATTATTTAATTCGAGACAAAGTTTTTCATGAGGCTATCTCGTTATGA